The nucleotide window CCACCCCTCTTATTATTATAATTAGTATACAGATAAAAATCAACTTTTTATGAACAATTTTTAATTGTATACTTGCTATAATAAATTTACTCAATACTCAATATCTAACTTTTGTTTATGCCAGGAACTAAGACTAGCGGTAGACCAGGCGGTAATCCTGACCTTAAAAAATATGGTTTTCAAAGTGACCGTGATGAACCTTTGCGCGAACGGTTACAGATTCGAGTCCCCCTTTCTATGAAACAACAGCTTCAACAACAAGAAAATTGGCAAGAATTTGTTAGAAATGCGATCGCTGAAAAGCTTCAAAAATCTGCTTAAATTAAATTATTATCTACTGTTTGTAAATGGTGTATCCACTAGGAGAAGATTCAATTACAGTCTTTGTTACTCTTTGATAGTAAGCAAGAAGCTGTTCCCAAGTTAAATCACTAGCCTGTTCTAGATCCATACTCCAAGTATCCCCCACAGGATCGACGAAGATAATTTTGCCCCCAGACCAAAAATTATCTTGAACATCAACAACAAGATTTTTCAGTATGTCCACTCGACTTGCCATTGACCACCATTTTTGGGCAGGACTTTTAAAGTTGGGATTTTCTAGAAAACTGTCTTGCCATTCGATGGGAGTCCAGTTATGAGTAAAAGCTTCAATTAATAACTGATTGGCATTACCAATTTCTCGATTCTGATTTTGTAACCAATACCAATAAGAAATAATCGCTTGAAATTTGCTTTCAAGATTATGACTACAACTTTCAATCAAATCAACAACCGAGTAATCTTCAAAATCAACACCGATTGTTACTAAAGCATTTTTATATTTGAGGAAAATTTCTTTTTCAACATCATTAAGCATCAATTTAACTAGAATCACAGTTTTCAGAAAATCAAGCAATTTTGGCTGTAAAACTTACCCTTTGGCTTAATCTCCCTTAATTTCATCTTATCCTAAATTAGTGCGATCGCTCATGCAATGCTCCGCTTAATCACTTTTTGGGTAAACTAAAGCGATTGCCTAAGTAGACGCAACTGCGTAATCCCTCAGTTAAACAAGATATTAACTCTCTGCATTGCTTGTTGACTGTATAATCAATTTGGGGAACTGTTTTGTCCTCATCAAGATTTTGTTTACTTGGTTCTGATTCGTTGTTATTTTGGGCAACAGAGGCAGTTGAATCTTGTTTTGGTTTCTATATCTTGTTGGTCTTCCTCTTGATTTAAATTTAATTTTTTAAGAGCAGCAGCAGTATCAGATTCTTGCTTGACTTGTTTGAATTGGCGATTACCCAAAGGGTACGCTACGCGATCGCTATTGCTATGCTGTAGTTAAAACCTCAAAATAAATATTTATTAGTACAACTATACCTCACATATTAAATGCGATCTCTGAAAAACTTCAGAAATCTGCTTAAATTGAATTATTAGGTACTACTTTTATTTCATGTTTTTTTACATCCAGTAATACAATTGCTGGACTCTCATTGCTGCGTTCATACCTTTTAGTGGGTGTGGCAGAGATGCTTAATTTAAAGAACACGGATTTAAATATATTTAGTTATAAAGATCTAGATCACTGCCATTAAATAATTAATAGTTCAAAGTGAAAAAATTAGTTTAACTAATTTTTTTATGAAATTAAATATCAAAAATATTAATCAGTTTGTTGACTTTATTGAACCTATTTGTAAGTGGGCGATATCAATACTTAGCATTTTAATTGCAGCTATCTGCTTTGCTGTGTTTACTATAGGTTTTACCAAATTTGCATTGATTTTCTACGGCATTGTATTTATAGGCATAAGCATCATTTTTTGTCCAATGAGCCAATTTAAGCGTTTGATAACAATATCAATTGCGTATTTATTGATGTTTTATTAGTATAAACATTATTTTTACAGCGATTGCGTAGCATAGCCTTATTATATAGTTGTACTATAATCTAGAAAGTTAACTTAAGAAGTATTATTGTAATGTATATTCAATGCAGCAAACGGCCCACAGCTTGAGGTATACGAAAGTGTCGGCTCGTTTGGCGACCTCAAGCTTGGGTACTGCTCAATATTAACTTCTAAACTTATCTAAGAGAAAAAAGTGTACTATCAATTGCGCGATCGCAGTTTAATGTTATTAGTTTTGTAAGACAAAAAGTTAACAATAAGATAATTAATAATAATATATCTGCCAGGTAATTAGCGTAAAGATTCAGGCTACTCAATCGCACTATAATCTCTATAGCCTGCTTAACTATTTTTTAGTTTCAATAAATGAGTTTTTCGCAAAATAGATATTAAAGATTTGGAAAAGAAAAACTGAGTATTCAAAAGTAATTAATAAATATCACTTTTGAAAGGCGAAATTATACATACTAAAGTAATTACAATATATATAAACTTTTTATCGGTAACTGAAAAAGATATTGGCGTATCAAATATGCTTGATAGCAGAGTTTTTGGATAACAATAGAGTTTTGATATGTAATCTAAATAGATCATCGTTTATATCAAACTCATTGAAAGTCGTTAAATGAGAAATATGAGAATGTATTAATTTGTCTATTTGATTATAATCTAGGCTATAAATAATTTTTTTATATAATAATATACTTGATGGTAACAAACAAAACTTTATTAATTGAATTATTTCTTCTTTATTAATACCTATTTCAGCTAAAGATTGCAATATAAAGAGAGAAATCTCTTCATTTGGATTAGTTAATTTTGTAGACAATAAATACTTAATTTCATCAGGTAAGTTTATAATGTATTTATATATTGGTGTATGATGTTCACTCATTATATATATGTTCCTCTAATTTTTTGAATTAAAAAGATAGTAGTGTACTATTATTGTATGATCTATATGGTTTGTATGAATAATAAAACTACCTAACTATAGAAAATCATAAAAATAGTTGTTTTAACTTAATAATTTCTAAAACATAATCCAACCAGGATATTAAACAAATGAATTAGAAATTGGTAAACTTTAGTTTAATTCAAATAGTGTATGAAAATCATCTTCAGTGATATATTCCTTAGCAATCTCAAATATACAGTTATTATTCATTGAATTTAGTAGTATATGTTTAAACTGTTGATTACTTGATAGATTAATTTCTTCCATTATGAAATTTTCAATTTTTATAGATAAATTAATCAATAGATCTGCAATAAATTGATCTCGGTTCTTTTTATAGTATTCAATAGAATTCGTATTAATTATATGTTCAATGGCTAAAGTTTTCATACTTAGATACATTGAAAATTGAAATGTAGAATTATTCTCTAAATAAATCGAAATGAAAGAAGTGCAAGTACACATACAATCTAAAGAATGAAGTGCAAATAAGTAGTGATTCGCAAAAGCCTAAGAGATTAATATCAAAATTCTCAATTAACAAGGAATAAAAATTATTATAATTAGGAATCTTAATTACTTTCTCTTGTATATTTATATTGTAACCCAAGAGTATATAGTTATTGTGACAAAAACTTTTAAGACTTTTTTACAAATCAACAAGTAACTCTTAGTTTTGTTCAGATGAACAATATTTCTGCTAAATGATTTTAGTAATTTACTTTTTTATGAAAGCATGAAATACTAAAAAAGTAAAGATATCCCACTTCATTATGCCTGAAATATTTGTTTTTGCTGGCTGTAATGGTTCAAGTAAATCTACTATAGCTATTAAAACATTATCTTCAATCAATCCTTCACCTGAGTTTGTTAACGCTGATCTGATTGCAGCACAACTTAATCCTAATGACGTGGATGCTGTGGCTATTATGGCTAACAGAATAATGCTAGATCGCCTCAAAGTATTAGCATCTGCTAATATAGATTTTGCCTTTGAAACCACCCTTTCTGCTCGTTCTTTTGCTCATTTTTTAGATAAATGTAAAAATAGAAGCTGCTAATAAAGCATTACTTTACTTAGAGTATTTCCTAATTTTATCAAAAAGATATGAAGAATTAGAAGATGAATTGATAATTACTCAAAACAGCTTGATGGATATGCAAACTAAAATTAGTGATCGTGCTAAAATCTCCTTATCCAACTTTTTGTAATTGAATTAACAGTGAATTAAAAAGATGATATTAGCTTTTGCAAATAATTAATATTTCAAAAACTAATATTATTTCTCACTAAATCAAGTTCTCATAATAATGATAACGATATGGAATATTTTGTCAATCACTTTCATCTTCTATTTTATATTCCAGTACCCACAAATATTACATCATTAATACCTACGTTTCCCATTGGAAAAGGAATTGGACCGATGAAATAAGCTGAGGAACCACACATAACATTAAAGTTGAAAAACATCACAATTTCTCCCGTATCCGTAGTTTCATCCGTTCTCCAAAGAACAGATTTAAATAGTTCTCCGAATGGATGAATTCCTGTAGGTTCTCTACCGCCACTTAAACATCCAGTTCCTCCGCTTACCCAATGCTCTCTGCCTGCTATCCACTGTTTACCCTCGCTTTGACTTTGGACTGTAACACCTATATTTTCTAAATCATCTAATTCAAAATATTCACAATTAGATTTACAAAGTACATTAAAACCTTCGGGATAAGATCCAGAAATCGTTCTATTACGATCACTTTCAGCAGATCCCCAAATAAAATCAATTCTTGCAAAAGAATTACCTACTGGGGTCAGAGGATTAGGATAACTTCCTAGCGGTACTTGGGTTAATCCTGGGATTTCTGAAATTAAACTATCTTTATATTCGGCAAAATCTTTTAACTGTGCGAGTTCAAGATTTGGTATTGATCCTACTGTGTATTTTTGAAGATTTATAGAGTCTAATTCTAAATTCGCTATTTTCTTGTTTCGAGAAATTAAAGTTTTTAAAGCAATATTTTCTATATCAAAATTATTCTCTTCCAATAGTTTAGCGATCGGTGGCACTTGCTTGGCAGATAAAGAACCCAAATCTGGAACAGCCTTAATTAGTGACTCAATATTCTGTTTACTTGCTAAAGAGAATTCTGATAAAGGAATATCAGTTGATTGTATTATTTGAGACTTGGTAAGAACACTAATTTGCTCTAATGTAAAATTTTGAGGTTGTAAAGAATTAGTTAGATCACCTAATTTTAAAACGTCTTCTGGACTATCACCTTTTACCCATTCCCTTGATACTTTATAATCAGCTATTTGATCATATTCTGAATTAATTTCTCCGTCTTGATTAAATTTACTAAGATCATCAAGTGATATTTTATTCCAATCAGGAAATAATTTGATTAATTTTTGTTGAGCAGTCGCTTTTCTTGGTAAATACAGACAACATATAAATAAAATTAAAAAAACTAGTTTAAACTTTTTAACATATAACATAATAATTGAATGAGAAATAATCAAAATAATGAACGGGTAAAAGTATTAATTGTTGATGATCAAGTAACAATTCAACAAGCGTTAATAAATATATTTTCGCAATTACCTGAAATTGAGATTATTGGAGTAGCAAGTAATGGACAAGAGGCTATAGATAAAACTATCATCTTAAAACCAAACATTATATTTATGGATATTGTCATGCCTGTAATAGATGGTGTTACAGCTAGTAAACAAATATTACAACAATTTCCAGATATAAAAATTGTGATTGTCGCTAGTGATCCTATTAATTATGAACAAGCTTCAAAAATAGCCATCAAAGGGTATATAGTTAAAGGATCTATTCCAGAAGATTACGTTGCATTAATTAGGAATATTATACACTATGACAACTTAAATAATACTTCTTACAAAAACAATATTTATCCACTTAGTAATTATGCCTTAAACAGTGGCGATAATCATACAAGTAGTAAAAAAATGCAAAATCATTATATTAATATATTAATAATTCAAATTATTGATTTATGGCTTAAAAATAATAGTGCCAATATATTACCAGAGAATTTTTTTGAAGAGATATTAAAGCTTGATGAAAATTTCAATTTTTTAGAAAAATTTTTACTACAGGGCGAATCTGTTAACTGTGACATAATTAAAGAATCAGAATTAAGAATTAATAAATATTCATCTGATTTATTAAAATGTATATCAAAAAATGATTTTGGTTTATTTAACCGCACTTTATCAGATATTGAAAAAAAAATTGATGTATGGATATATAAAGAAGAATGTATTAGAAATCATATGTCATGTCAATTAAGATTACGAATTAACGCTCTCAATTTAAGGATAAATTTAATAAAGAAAGTTCGTGATTTTATTAAAAGTTTTTGGAATAATACTTTACCTCAAGAATCTTTAAATTATTTAGAAAATCTGGAGCAATTAATTGCAAACCAGATTTATAATTTTCATCTTATGTTAAAAAGTTATTTGCAGTATCAAAAGTCATATGAAAAATCTTATGAAATTTTAAAAGCGAAAGTTTTATCTAGTGAACAAGTGAATGAAAACTATGATTATATGATTAAAGCTTTTAAATATATGTGCATATATAAAATTAAAAGAGAAGCTTTAGAGTTGTCTATTGAAGCATTAAAAAGTATTAGAGAAATTTCTCAAACTTCTATTGATACAATTATTTTGACTGTTAAATTACTTCAAGAAGCTAAAATTCAATGTAAATTTCAACTTAATTGTCAATTTAATGATGACAGCAATCAAGAAAATATTTTATTTGAGCAAATACAAGCGCAAGTTATACCAGAAAAGTTGAAATATAGCTTAGAAAAGTATTTAGGAATGGAACTAAATAGCTGGGGTAATTGTAGCTATATTACTGAACATAGAATAAGAGAATTTTTTATACTGGAACTAAACGAAATTATAAAAAACTTCAGCGTCGAGATAATGCAAAATTTATAACAACTATAATAATTAATAATATTAAAAATATAAATAACGAAGGAAATAACAAATTATTTACAATTTTAAATTTAATTTTGTTCCAAGTATTTATAGATTGTTGAATTTGATAATTAAGATTGATTAAATCCTCATTGGTCTTTCCAATTCCTTCAATTAAGGATTTCATAATATTAATATTCACTTCTCGATCTGCTTTAATTTCAGAATTAATTTTGGTTAACTCTAATATTGTTTTTTTAATTTGCTTTTCTGCTCCACGATTAGCTACTAAAATTTCGTCCAACAACATTTTATTGGAATTCCTAATATTTTCTACGTTTTCATAGTTTATATAATTAATTGTTTGTTTAATGTTTTCTAAATGGACAAGTTGAATTTCTTTTACTTGAGCGATCGCGATCGATAAATCATTAATACTTGTCTCACTTTGAAGCTTCCAAGCCGATAATAAATTATCTAACTGTTCTGGCGCAGCTTCTAAAAAAACGCGCATTTGACCCGTTAACGCCAAAACGAGAAACATAGGATCGTTTGGCTTAATACCGCTTGTATTTAATATTTCATATACTTTTGTTCTCAATTTAGGAGATTCATTTGACAAACAAAGTTCTAATATTTCTTCTGCTCTATCTTTCGGCAGATTCACGGAAACCTCACTGTATCAAAAAAGATTACATTACAATTAACTTTTTATCTTGTATAACTAATTTGACATAGTTTTAAAATGGCAAATATGAATATCAGTTATTTAATTTTTGATTAAAAGCTTTAAACATCGTATAGAGGATATAAGTAGGGTATAGTATAGTGTTTCCCTTTACTGTATACCCTACACTTAATAACCTACCAAGATTCTGTTGAATCAAAAGCTGCATAAGCAGAATTTAAAAAATTTACAACTCTCTGCTTACCTAAAATAGTTAATTGATCATTTTCCCTAGCTTTTTCAAAAGTTAGTTGTTCTTTGTTGATAATATATCGCTCATTATGCTCAAGTTTGGGAAAATCTATCACCTTGACATTATATTTTTTAATCACTTCTTGAACTTGATGATCATCGTTTACTTGCCCCCACTCGTCACATAGTCCAAAATTTCTTACCAAAACGTGAGGTATTTTTTCTCTATAAAAATTTGCTGATTTGACAAATAATTTGATGCTATCAAACTCTCCATTAGAAACAAACCATTTTTGAAATTTTATACCATACTGAGGGCTTATTTCTAAAAGTTTATTTTTTTCAATCCAATTTCTCAGAGATTTATGAACTTGTGAAGGTAAACTAACTATAAGTGGGTTGCTTAAAGCCAATTCAAATATACGATCAGCTTTATGAGCTTGCTTTTCATCTTCACTTAATACAGCACGCTTGCAAATATCACCGTATATATTAGCGACATCAGGATTAGAGCGGTCTGTTTCTACTGCTACATAGGGAAATTTTCTATCTATTGCATATTGCACCATTGTTTTGGCGACAAATGATTTGCCAACTCCCCCTTTTTCACCATCAATCAAATGTATAGTTGGCATTATTTAATTTCTCTCCTATAGTACGTATTAATTAATAATCATTAAAATCTTCTGCATAATCTTCATCAGTTAATGATGGTTTAGACCAAATCGTCTGACTGTCGTCTACTGTAATGATAGAAGGAATATCAGTTTTTTCAAACGAATTGGTTTCTACATTATTTCCTTGATTAATCTGATGAGAACCAATTTTCGATATATTCTCCACACTCTTATTATCTAGTAATTTACTTTTCCTATTTGCTAAATGATATCTCTTCAAGGTTGAAGAGGTTATTTTTACTTTGCGTTTAGATAAAACATCTGCCACTTGTTCAAACGAACAGCCATCTGCTAAAGCTTCTTCTATCGTAAAATATAACTTCTGTATTAGCTCTCTTGCATATCCTCGTTTTTTTACTTTGGGCTTAATGCTTTTTATGTCTGACTCAATTGATATTTCAAAAGAATCTAAACCTAGTTTATCCATTCTCCGTATAAAGTCCTTGATGTTATTTTGCCAGAAAACTTCTATTTTTGCTCAGAATTAGTTGAGCAAGTTTCTCAAATATTAATACATTACATTTAATCTGATAGCTTAAAGATATACTTTAATTCCAAATCCATATATATATTTTACTATCTATAATCACCTCTAATTCACCCTCACACATTATGCAATTACAAAAATCATTGGGAACTTTAGCGTAAAAAAAAAGGAAAATCAACATTGTAAATTACTGCTTTTTTACGGAAATTTTAGATTATCATAATCTATGTTAATATTTGTTAAATATAATTTATTGAAATTGTTAACAAATCAATTTTGATGCAAAATTAGTTTGATAGGTGCATACTATTTCTTTTCAATCATGGTTTGCTCAATAGGAATTCCTTATCATAATTTCGCTAATTATGCAGAAGACAATTTACTGATAAATATAGAGGAAGGCAAAAGCTATGCAATTACTAATCATGTAATCGTGTCACAGATAAACAATAACGAATTTATCAAAGAAGACGATGGACAGCAGCAATTGCAAAGTAACGAAAATTCTAGGCAACGTATAGCAGAAAATAGCAGATGGTTTGGTGATGGAGCGCAGTCACTTGGATTATCAGGTCAGATAAATTCACTTAGTTATAGAAATATCTATCAAGGAGTAGACAATAATGAATTACCGTTAAGAAGAAAGTTAAAAAAACAAAATCCAGTACCAGGAAGAGATCTAACTTTTTCTGCACCCAAATCAGTTTCACTTTTGGGCTTAGTTCAAGAAAATAAACAGATAATAGATGCTCATAATCACTCAGTTAATCGTGCCTTAGAATATGTTGAGCATAATTGTATTTATACGAGAATAGGCACAGGAAAAAAATCGTACCAACAAACTAATAATTTAGTCGCTGCGATTTTCAATCACCAAGATAGTCGAAATTTAGATCCTAATCTTCATAGTCATTGTGTGATTTTCAATTTAACTCAAGGTAATGATGATAAATGGCGTGCAATGGATAACAGAGAACTTTACCGTCAACGAATTACTATAGGTTTAATCTATCATCACGAATTGGGTCAAAAATTAACAGAACTTGGCTACTCTGTTAATTGGAATAACAATGGCACTATTGAGCTTGCTAATTTTAAGCCTGAACATCTACAACAATTTAGTTCTCGCAGAACGGAAATTTTAGAAGTTGCTGGTGTCGATAGTAGTGCCAAGATTAAGGCTATTGCTTGCATTTCTACAAGAAATCAAAAGCAATATATTAAAGCTGATGATAGAAAAATTATTAGAGCGAGTTGGATAGATAAATATAGTGCTTTAAATATATCTAGTTTTAACAATGATAATAAGAATATTGTTGAAGCTAAAAAAACTCTAGAAAATGGGCAGCAATATGTATCTTCAACTTATCTAATTGATCAGACAATCAAAAGTTTAAATACAGAAAATAAAGTTTACTTTTCAAAGCATGAAATATTAAAAAAAGCGTTAATGCAATCACAAGGTCGATTTCAATTGTCATTGCTTCAACAAACTATATCTCAGCATCCTAGTTTAATCGAAACTAAGGCAGGGAAATACACAACTTTTGCTTTACAACAAAATGATAAATTGTACAGTAATAAGGATATAAGAGAAAGACATATAGATACCTATGATTATAGTCACCCGCAGCAAACACTAAGAAGTAACTTGAATCCTAGTGTTCTAGATTTAGCTACTTTATCATTTGAATCTGAACAATTTAATTTGCCTTCCTCATCATCAAAATTTCAATTATTAATGATCGAAGATGACCCTACATCTGAACATACAGATGTAAAATTGATAAACAATAACAAAGGTGTAGTATTTAAGGTTATAGAAAATTATCTTCAGACTAATGAAAACCAGCAAACCAAAACTATTATTCTTACAGATGCAAAATTCGATGAGGAGCAAATTACTTCTTCGTTAAGAAATGAACTTATTAAACAGAAAAAACTTGGTGATTTTCCATTACGTTCTGTTTGTTTAGAACGTAAGCAAATACAGAAAGCAAATTATAATCAACTTAAAAATTATCAAGTTGGTAATATGATTAAGTTTAATCGTGAGTCTAAAAAATTTAGTAATCAGCACTTGTATAAAATATTGGATATCGATGAAAACAAAAGAATTCTAATTTTAGGAAACCGTTTTGGAAAAATAATGGAACTTCCTATAGATCGATATCGCGATCGCCAAGTTTATGACGTAAAAAGGAGAGAACTGCGCGTCAACGATAAATTACGTTTTAATCATAGTCAGTACTTTAAAGGTAAGCAAGTATTGGCAAGGCAATCTTTCATTATCAGCAAAATAGCAAGTAAAGATAAAATCACTATTGAAATGAATGGTAAAAAAATTATTGTGAAAAGTAGTGAATTATTGTATGCAGGATATAATTACGCTGATACAATCAAAGAACGTTGCAATGCAAAAATTAATAATTGTATCTATTTATCTTCAGCGAATAAGCCAGATTATTTATTGAAAGAAGATATATATAATGCTGCTACTCTTACAAAAAATGAACTTACAGTATATACATCTACTAGTTCATTGAATCAACATCAATATTCTAAATCAAATACAAAATTAATACAATTATCTGATAACACTAATAATATTTCTAAAAGATTCATGGATAATATAAGTTCAACTAATAAAAACGAGCCTAATATTAAGGAATTGAATGATTTAGTAAATGAAAATCATCAGTTTTCGCAATTAAAATTAGAACCAACACAATCTTCTAATTCACTAATTAAGCCAATTGATTATCATAAAAGTATTGAAGATACTTTATTTGATATTGCTAGTTCAGCGAAATATATTGTGTTAAATGAAGGACAAAAATGTATGAAATCTGTTGATAAAGAGCCAAGCGCAAATGGAGGGCTATTAGATAAAATAATTTATAATTCACCTGATGGGTTAATTATAGAAAAAGATTCTCAAAATCTATCTATTTATTACGATGGTAAAACTATAGAATTTGATCAAGATTATAAAGTTAAACGTCAAGAATTAAATGAAAATCAGACAAGACAGTTAACTCAAAAAACACAAACTATTAAACAGCAAATTATAGAAAGAGATCAAGCGCAAAATATTAATCAAAGTCTAGATTTATCTAGATAAAATATTAATAAATAGCATGAATAACACTAATAAAGAGCTTGATTTTTCCAAACTCTGGATGATTTTGTACGCTATCTTCATTTTATTGCTTGCATCATTATATTGGACAATTAAAAACCCAGAAATTACTGTTTTTTTAATTAACCATCCTATTATTATATTACCCTATCTTATCGATACTTACGGCTTATTTAAAATTGCACTTTCTATATTAATAGTTATCGGCTTCATTCCTTTAATTTTAGTCTTACCTTCTTCTAATCAATCAAAGGAATCTAAAGTTATCAGAGGAGCAAGAGTGATTGATAACCATAAATTAAAAGATATTATGGTTAATACTTGTATTGAAGAAATTGCAGAAGAAATAAAATTGACTCGAAGAAAATCCAAAAAGATAACAATACTATATATATTAAAAGAAAAATTAAGAAAACCATTAAGAATAGTTGAAGCTAAAAAAATATATAAAAAAAAGAAAGATAGTTATCTTCAGATTGGTGGTATTCCAATGCCTCGACAATTTGAAAATAGAGGATTTTTCTTTTTTGGCGATCCAGGTACAGGAAAAAGTCAGTCTATCAAACAAATCTTAGCTACTCTAAAAAAACGTCCTGATTTTCGAGGTATTATTTTTGATCGTAATGGCGAAATGCTCAAACAGTTTTACGATCCAAGTAAGGATTTGATTTATAATCCTTTCGACAGCCGTAGTGTAGATTGGTGTCATGATTACGAGGAGGGAGTAAGACCAGAAACAATGGCAGAAGCTTTAATACCACCTCCTTTGCCTGGCGAAACTCCTTATTTTAATTATGCAGCAAGAGTTGTAGTTAGTGAAATTTTTCGTAAATCAACGACTAATAAGCAATTTTACCAATTAATTACAAGATCTGACGAAGAAATAAAAAGTGATTTACAAGGTACATTAGCTGCTAGATACGTAGCTGAAATAAAATTAGCAAGTTCCGTTCTATCAACAGCAATTAATTATTGTAAGTTTTACCGATATGTTGAAGAACC belongs to Chondrocystis sp. NIES-4102 and includes:
- a CDS encoding PAS/PAC sensor hybrid histidine kinase → MPGTKTSGRPGGNPDLKKYGFQSDRDEPLRERLQIRVPLSMKQQLQQQENWQEFVRNAIAEKLQKSA
- a CDS encoding LuxR family two component transcriptional regulator, encoding MRNNQNNERVKVLIVDDQVTIQQALINIFSQLPEIEIIGVASNGQEAIDKTIILKPNIIFMDIVMPVIDGVTASKQILQQFPDIKIVIVASDPINYEQASKIAIKGYIVKGSIPEDYVALIRNIIHYDNLNNTSYKNNIYPLSNYALNSGDNHTSSKKMQNHYINILIIQIIDLWLKNNSANILPENFFEEILKLDENFNFLEKFLLQGESVNCDIIKESELRINKYSSDLLKCISKNDFGLFNRTLSDIEKKIDVWIYKEECIRNHMSCQLRLRINALNLRINLIKKVRDFIKSFWNNTLPQESLNYLENLEQLIANQIYNFHLMLKSYLQYQKSYEKSYEILKAKVLSSEQVNENYDYMIKAFKYMCIYKIKREALELSIEALKSIREISQTSIDTIILTVKLLQEAKIQCKFQLNCQFNDDSNQENILFEQIQAQVIPEKLKYSLEKYLGMELNSWGNCSYITEHRIREFFILELNEIIKNFSVEIMQNL
- a CDS encoding mobilization protein MobD-like protein: MPTIHLIDGEKGGVGKSFVAKTMVQYAIDRKFPYVAVETDRSNPDVANIYGDICKRAVLSEDEKQAHKADRIFELALSNPLIVSLPSQVHKSLRNWIEKNKLLEISPQYGIKFQKWFVSNGEFDSIKLFVKSANFYREKIPHVLVRNFGLCDEWGQVNDDHQVQEVIKKYNVKVIDFPKLEHNERYIINKEQLTFEKARENDQLTILGKQRVVNFLNSAYAAFDSTESW
- a CDS encoding conjugative relaxase domain protein → MVCSIGIPYHNFANYAEDNLLINIEEGKSYAITNHVIVSQINNNEFIKEDDGQQQLQSNENSRQRIAENSRWFGDGAQSLGLSGQINSLSYRNIYQGVDNNELPLRRKLKKQNPVPGRDLTFSAPKSVSLLGLVQENKQIIDAHNHSVNRALEYVEHNCIYTRIGTGKKSYQQTNNLVAAIFNHQDSRNLDPNLHSHCVIFNLTQGNDDKWRAMDNRELYRQRITIGLIYHHELGQKLTELGYSVNWNNNGTIELANFKPEHLQQFSSRRTEILEVAGVDSSAKIKAIACISTRNQKQYIKADDRKIIRASWIDKYSALNISSFNNDNKNIVEAKKTLENGQQYVSSTYLIDQTIKSLNTENKVYFSKHEILKKALMQSQGRFQLSLLQQTISQHPSLIETKAGKYTTFALQQNDKLYSNKDIRERHIDTYDYSHPQQTLRSNLNPSVLDLATLSFESEQFNLPSSSSKFQLLMIEDDPTSEHTDVKLINNNKGVVFKVIENYLQTNENQQTKTIILTDAKFDEEQITSSLRNELIKQKKLGDFPLRSVCLERKQIQKANYNQLKNYQVGNMIKFNRESKKFSNQHLYKILDIDENKRILILGNRFGKIMELPIDRYRDRQVYDVKRRELRVNDKLRFNHSQYFKGKQVLARQSFIISKIASKDKITIEMNGKKIIVKSSELLYAGYNYADTIKERCNAKINNCIYLSSANKPDYLLKEDIYNAATLTKNELTVYTSTSSLNQHQYSKSNTKLIQLSDNTNNISKRFMDNISSTNKNEPNIKELNDLVNENHQFSQLKLEPTQSSNSLIKPIDYHKSIEDTLFDIASSAKYIVLNEGQKCMKSVDKEPSANGGLLDKIIYNSPDGLIIEKDSQNLSIYYDGKTIEFDQDYKVKRQELNENQTRQLTQKTQTIKQQIIERDQAQNINQSLDLSR
- the traD gene encoding coupling protein TraD, with protein sequence MNNTNKELDFSKLWMILYAIFILLLASLYWTIKNPEITVFLINHPIIILPYLIDTYGLFKIALSILIVIGFIPLILVLPSSNQSKESKVIRGARVIDNHKLKDIMVNTCIEEIAEEIKLTRRKSKKITILYILKEKLRKPLRIVEAKKIYKKKKDSYLQIGGIPMPRQFENRGFFFFGDPGTGKSQSIKQILATLKKRPDFRGIIFDRNGEMLKQFYDPSKDLIYNPFDSRSVDWCHDYEEGVRPETMAEALIPPPLPGETPYFNYAARVVVSEIFRKSTTNKQFYQLITRSDEEIKSDLQGTLAARYVAEIKLASSVLSTAINYCKFYRYVEEPKPDKISFYNWAYNDDPRWIFITLKENDAPVLKPLHSMLFELMLKGLLSNQNRKIKTAIIIDELGALNKLDSLKRLLNESRKFLGCPFLGTQTHAQISEIYGDKETSILLQGTLTKLMLRCSDPETSEKMAILIGKREMIRYKTNQSQTAATFKNPGSKTKTVVEDYNESYAVLPADVSNRDDMEGYLKTKKFTAKVQVQYHPFPDLHPDFVGSQNI